In one Verrucomicrobiia bacterium genomic region, the following are encoded:
- a CDS encoding cation-transporting P-type ATPase produces the protein MLHSDTEAFDQIPMMEDRRVLEAMASRLEGLTKQEVIQNLDRFGRNAVPGLKRKSLIKRFLANFTHLMAFLLWGGGVIGFVAGMPQLGYAIWAVNLINGIFSFWQEYKAEKATETLLRLLPAFARIVREGREVRVLAEELVPGDILLLAEGEKIPADARLLSGSALTVDQSTLTGESRPVQKTGDVAHPHQDRWEYPNLIFAGTSVATGSARAVVIATGGDTEFGKIARLTQALPEAPSPLQKEMMWVTRLITLLVVAIGAVFWAAATLLAGLELRVGFVFAMGMIVAFVPEGLLPTVTLSLAMGVQRMARRNALVKTLSSVETLGSTTVICTDKTGTLTQNEMTVTDFWVGGRKLKLTGVGYHSDGQVLEAGRPVSVHFQPDLQELLTAASLCNNSRLVSSGSVPGVWTPVGESGEAALRVAALKAGLNGEEIERLYPRISEIPFDTRRRRMTTIQQGPEERIVFVKGSAKELLTLCTRFRQGGAEITLDEKTRREISDAVDGYARGGLRVLAFARRTLPGSLSDFTPYQMERELTFLGLAALTDPPRAGVAEAVEKCHRAGIRLVMFTGDYELTAEAVARKIGLLRSSRSRIYTGGEVAEMSDAELAEVLRANVVFARFTPEEKLRLVAILQTMGEVVAVTGDGVNDAPALKKADIGVAMGKSGTDVAREAADMVLVDDDFASIVNAVEEGRAVYANIRKFITYIFTSNVAEAFPFIFFALSSGRIPLGLNVMQVLSIDLGTDIMPALALGAEKPESGLMDRPPRPRNQHVIDKPLLIRVFFWLGLFQGITAMVAFYFQYWRNGFVGQWIDLPSGGTLYASATTMTLAAIVASQVGNLFTQRSERLSLFRMNPFTNRLLWLGVGVEVVLLLAVVYLPPFQKVFGTAPFAAANWFLLLAAVPLLPLADEVRKAVARRKTKSRGNESLH, from the coding sequence ATGCTGCATTCTGATACAGAAGCGTTCGACCAGATTCCCATGATGGAGGACCGGAGGGTTCTCGAGGCAATGGCCTCCCGGTTGGAAGGATTGACCAAGCAGGAGGTCATCCAGAACCTTGACCGTTTTGGCCGCAACGCCGTCCCCGGGCTCAAGAGAAAGTCCCTTATAAAACGGTTTCTTGCCAATTTCACCCATCTGATGGCTTTCCTTTTATGGGGGGGTGGGGTTATCGGCTTTGTCGCCGGTATGCCCCAGTTGGGATACGCCATATGGGCCGTCAATCTAATCAACGGGATCTTCAGCTTCTGGCAGGAGTACAAGGCGGAAAAAGCAACCGAGACCCTGCTCCGATTGCTTCCTGCTTTCGCCCGAATCGTTCGTGAAGGCAGAGAAGTCCGCGTGCTGGCGGAGGAACTGGTACCGGGGGATATTTTGCTCTTGGCGGAAGGGGAAAAAATCCCGGCCGACGCCCGGCTTCTTTCCGGCTCGGCGTTGACTGTCGATCAATCAACCCTGACTGGCGAATCCCGACCGGTGCAGAAAACCGGTGATGTTGCCCACCCTCATCAAGACCGCTGGGAGTACCCCAATTTAATTTTCGCCGGCACCAGTGTCGCGACCGGCAGCGCCCGGGCCGTGGTCATTGCCACAGGCGGTGACACCGAGTTTGGAAAAATTGCCCGGCTGACACAAGCCCTACCGGAGGCACCCAGTCCCCTGCAGAAGGAGATGATGTGGGTGACGCGGCTGATCACCCTCTTGGTCGTTGCCATCGGCGCGGTTTTTTGGGCGGCGGCCACTCTTTTGGCCGGCTTGGAGTTACGGGTAGGATTTGTCTTTGCGATGGGAATGATTGTTGCCTTCGTCCCGGAAGGGCTTCTGCCCACCGTCACGCTCTCATTGGCCATGGGGGTGCAGCGGATGGCCCGCCGCAACGCCTTGGTCAAGACCCTCTCTTCGGTCGAAACGTTGGGCTCCACCACCGTCATCTGCACGGACAAAACCGGCACCTTGACCCAAAACGAAATGACCGTGACCGACTTCTGGGTGGGCGGGCGAAAGTTGAAACTGACCGGCGTGGGCTATCATTCTGATGGGCAGGTTCTGGAAGCGGGCCGGCCGGTTTCGGTTCATTTTCAGCCGGATTTGCAGGAGCTGCTCACAGCCGCCAGTTTGTGCAACAATTCACGCCTTGTATCCTCGGGAAGTGTCCCGGGGGTCTGGACACCGGTTGGGGAGTCCGGCGAAGCAGCTTTGAGAGTGGCCGCGTTGAAAGCAGGTCTTAACGGAGAGGAAATTGAACGCCTGTATCCGAGGATTTCGGAAATCCCCTTCGACACCCGCCGGCGGCGAATGACCACCATTCAGCAGGGGCCGGAAGAGCGCATCGTCTTCGTCAAAGGTTCCGCCAAAGAACTTTTGACCCTCTGCACCCGCTTCCGGCAGGGAGGCGCGGAAATTACCCTCGATGAAAAAACCCGCCGGGAAATTTCTGATGCCGTTGACGGCTACGCCCGGGGCGGTCTGCGGGTTTTGGCCTTCGCCCGGCGTACGCTTCCCGGCTCGCTTTCCGATTTCACCCCTTACCAGATGGAGCGGGAACTGACCTTTCTGGGGCTGGCCGCCCTTACCGATCCACCCCGAGCGGGGGTGGCAGAGGCCGTGGAAAAATGTCACCGGGCCGGCATCCGGCTGGTGATGTTTACCGGGGATTACGAACTCACCGCCGAAGCGGTGGCCCGCAAGATAGGCCTCCTCCGCTCCTCCCGATCCCGGATTTACACGGGGGGAGAGGTGGCCGAAATGAGCGATGCGGAACTGGCGGAGGTGTTGCGTGCCAACGTGGTCTTCGCCCGTTTTACGCCGGAAGAGAAGCTCCGTTTGGTCGCCATCCTGCAAACGATGGGGGAGGTGGTCGCCGTTACCGGCGACGGCGTCAATGACGCCCCGGCTTTGAAGAAGGCCGATATCGGCGTGGCAATGGGAAAATCCGGCACGGATGTGGCCAGGGAAGCCGCCGATATGGTTCTGGTCGATGACGACTTTGCCTCCATCGTGAATGCGGTGGAAGAGGGGCGCGCGGTTTACGCCAATATCCGCAAGTTCATCACCTACATTTTCACCAGCAACGTGGCGGAGGCCTTTCCCTTCATATTTTTCGCGCTTTCCAGCGGGAGGATTCCGTTGGGCTTGAACGTAATGCAGGTGCTTTCTATCGATTTGGGCACGGACATTATGCCCGCGTTGGCCTTGGGGGCTGAAAAGCCCGAGTCCGGTCTCATGGACCGGCCGCCCCGGCCGCGGAATCAGCACGTCATTGACAAACCGCTTTTGATCCGGGTTTTTTTCTGGTTGGGGCTGTTCCAGGGGATTACGGCGATGGTCGCTTTTTATTTCCAGTATTGGCGGAACGGATTTGTCGGGCAGTGGATCGATCTGCCATCGGGAGGAACTTTGTATGCGTCCGCAACGACAATGACGCTGGCTGCCATCGTGGCCTCTCAAGTCGGTAATCTCTTTACCCAGCGCTCGGAGCGCTTGTCCCTTTTTCGCATGAATCCTTTTACCAACCGCCTTCTGTGGCTGGGGGTGGGCGTGGAGGTGGTTCTGCTTTTGGCCGTCGTTTATTTACCGCCCTTTCAAAAAGTGTTCGGCACGGCGCCGTTTGCGGCCGCCAATTGGTTTCTGCTTCTGGCTGCCGTCCCCCTTTTGCCATTAGCGGATGAAGTCAGAAAAGCCGTGGCACGAAGAAAAACAAAAAGTCGGGGTAATGAATCTCTTCACTAA
- a CDS encoding ABC transporter ATP-binding protein, whose translation MTANPEGIFHIHKISKIYKMGEVEIHALRRVDFDLYAGEFVVLLGPSGSGKSTLLNILGGLDVPTSGEVYYLDHKLTSADEPDLTRFRREHVGFVFQFYNLIPSLTALENVALVTEISPRSMAPEEALRLVGLENRMHHFPAQLSGGEQQRVAIARAVAKRPEVLLCDEPTGALDFATGKVVLEVLEKVNRELGTITVVITHNASIAQMADRVIRLSSGQVAGIRKNERRASPAELAW comes from the coding sequence ATGACCGCAAATCCCGAAGGGATTTTTCACATCCACAAAATCTCAAAAATTTACAAAATGGGAGAAGTGGAAATTCACGCCCTGCGGCGGGTCGATTTTGATTTGTACGCCGGCGAATTCGTGGTGCTTCTGGGCCCCTCCGGCAGCGGCAAATCGACTTTGCTCAACATCCTAGGGGGGCTGGACGTCCCCACCAGCGGCGAGGTTTATTATCTCGATCACAAACTGACTTCCGCTGACGAACCGGATTTGACCCGCTTCCGCCGGGAGCATGTCGGCTTCGTGTTCCAGTTCTACAACCTGATTCCAAGCTTGACCGCCTTGGAAAACGTAGCTTTGGTCACGGAAATCTCCCCCCGATCGATGGCCCCGGAAGAAGCCCTGCGGCTGGTCGGGCTGGAAAATCGGATGCACCATTTCCCGGCCCAGCTTTCCGGCGGGGAACAGCAGCGGGTGGCGATCGCCCGCGCCGTGGCCAAACGTCCGGAGGTGCTGCTCTGTGACGAGCCGACCGGGGCACTGGATTTTGCCACGGGGAAAGTCGTGCTCGAAGTTTTGGAAAAGGTGAACCGGGAACTGGGAACCATCACCGTGGTCATCACTCACAACGCCTCCATTGCGCAAATGGCCGACCGGGTCATCCGCTTGAGCAGCGGGCAAGTGGCCGGCATCCGGAAAAACGAGCGCCGGGCCTCTCCGGCGGAACTGGCCTGGTAG